A region from the Rufibacter sp. DG15C genome encodes:
- a CDS encoding MATE family efflux transporter — MGSAQAKLTAFISIIKQSLNGEELDYTVGSIRRSVVLLAIPMMLEMIMESVFALVDLYFVGHLHNSSYAIQTVGLTESVLTVIYSLAIGISMAATAVVARRIGEKDPEAATKAGMQAILIASVITLALSVLGVVFATKILLLMGASAEVARVGTPFMQLMMGSSLFIMLLFLINGIFRGAGNAAIAMKSLWVANLANIILCPIFINGFGPIPAYGLTGAAMATTLGRGLGVAYQVYHLIKGNGALQVRLAHFVPDMVQIKALVQIASPAVLQFVIASCSWIFLAQLVATTGGDHGSAGYQTALRLLMFFILPAWGLSNAAATLVGQNLGAKQIDRAEQAVWKTVKYNVIFMAFVTMISLVGAGYFVAFFTNDAQVQAVAIQAIRIMSVGYIFYGIGMVLINTFNGAGDTWTPTWVNLGGFWAFQIPLAYLLAKTFGLGPLGVFIAIPVAETFITLVSIYLFKRGKWKTVKV, encoded by the coding sequence ATGGGTTCTGCTCAAGCAAAGCTGACTGCTTTCATTTCTATTATAAAACAATCTCTGAACGGCGAAGAGCTGGACTACACCGTGGGCAGCATCCGGCGGTCAGTGGTGCTGTTGGCCATACCCATGATGCTGGAGATGATCATGGAATCTGTCTTCGCGCTGGTGGACCTCTATTTTGTGGGGCACCTGCACAACAGTTCCTACGCCATCCAGACCGTGGGGCTCACTGAATCTGTCCTGACTGTCATCTACTCCCTGGCCATTGGGATTAGCATGGCCGCCACCGCCGTGGTGGCCCGCCGCATTGGCGAGAAAGACCCCGAAGCCGCTACCAAGGCCGGCATGCAGGCCATCTTAATCGCCAGCGTGATAACCTTGGCGCTGAGCGTGCTGGGCGTAGTATTCGCGACTAAGATTCTCCTACTGATGGGCGCCTCTGCCGAAGTGGCTCGCGTGGGAACGCCCTTTATGCAGCTCATGATGGGAAGCAGCTTGTTCATTATGTTGCTGTTTTTGATCAACGGTATCTTTAGGGGAGCCGGCAACGCGGCCATTGCCATGAAAAGTCTGTGGGTGGCCAACTTGGCAAATATTATCCTCTGCCCTATTTTCATCAACGGTTTCGGGCCTATCCCGGCCTATGGATTGACGGGTGCGGCCATGGCCACAACGCTGGGCCGCGGACTGGGCGTGGCGTACCAAGTGTATCACCTCATTAAAGGTAACGGTGCCTTGCAGGTGCGGCTGGCGCACTTCGTGCCGGATATGGTTCAGATAAAAGCCTTGGTCCAGATTGCCTCGCCGGCGGTTTTGCAATTTGTGATTGCCTCCTGCAGCTGGATTTTTTTGGCGCAGTTGGTGGCTACCACCGGCGGTGACCACGGCTCTGCCGGGTACCAGACGGCCTTGCGCCTGCTTATGTTCTTCATTCTGCCCGCCTGGGGCCTAAGCAACGCCGCCGCCACGCTGGTAGGCCAGAATCTGGGGGCTAAGCAGATTGACCGCGCCGAGCAGGCCGTCTGGAAAACCGTCAAATACAATGTCATTTTCATGGCCTTTGTGACGATGATCAGCTTAGTGGGCGCCGGGTATTTCGTGGCTTTCTTCACCAATGACGCACAAGTACAGGCGGTGGCCATCCAAGCCATTAGGATCATGAGCGTGGGCTACATCTTCTATGGCATAGGGATGGTACTCATCAATACCTTCAACGGCGCCGGCGACACCTGGACGCCCACCTGGGTGAACCTGGGCGGTTTTTGGGCCTTTCAGATTCCTTTAGCTTATCTGTTGGCAAAGACATTCGGGCTGGGTCCCTTGGGTGTCTTTATTGCCATACCGGTAGCAGAGACCTTTATTACCTTGGTGAGCATTTACCTGTTCAAGCGCGGCAAATGGAAAACCGTAAAGGTGTAG
- a CDS encoding pseudouridine synthase, translated as MKSLTSSLQHFVVQKGRLSNKEAIHAIVGGRVLVNGRKGTLQQPLAATEEVTLDGQVLKAPQKFIYLAYYKPRGVESTLNLQIPNNLQQALGLEERVFPIGRLDKESEGLMLLTNDGQLYNRIANADSHQEKEYVVTVDKPLTPEALAQLAAGVVIMGQMTRPAQVQQMGDMSFSIVLTQGLNRQIRRMCYKLGYEVERLVRVRMVRLELGDLKPGEWQELGEKGLSNLLSYIS; from the coding sequence ATGAAATCCCTAACCTCCTCCCTCCAGCATTTTGTGGTGCAGAAAGGGCGGCTTTCCAACAAAGAAGCCATCCACGCCATAGTGGGAGGGAGGGTGCTGGTGAACGGGCGGAAGGGGACCTTGCAGCAGCCATTGGCGGCTACAGAGGAGGTAACCTTAGACGGACAGGTTTTGAAAGCCCCACAGAAGTTTATCTACCTGGCTTACTACAAGCCGCGCGGGGTTGAATCTACGTTAAACCTACAAATCCCGAACAACCTGCAACAAGCTCTGGGATTGGAAGAACGCGTGTTTCCCATAGGGCGCCTGGACAAAGAGTCTGAAGGCCTCATGCTACTCACCAACGACGGACAACTCTACAACCGCATAGCCAACGCTGATAGCCACCAAGAAAAAGAGTACGTGGTAACGGTAGACAAGCCCTTAACGCCAGAGGCTCTTGCACAACTGGCGGCTGGCGTGGTAATTATGGGCCAAATGACAAGACCAGCCCAAGTACAGCAGATGGGTGATATGTCTTTTTCTATTGTTTTAACCCAAGGCCTTAACCGCCAAATCAGGCGCATGTGCTATAAGTTGGGATATGAAGTAGAGCGGTTAGTACGAGTGCGGATGGTGCGCTTGGAGTTGGGAGATCTGAAACCAGGAGAGTGGCAGGAACTGGGAGAGAAAGGTTTGAGCAATCTCTTAAGTTATATTTCTTAG